From a single Centropristis striata isolate RG_2023a ecotype Rhode Island chromosome 14, C.striata_1.0, whole genome shotgun sequence genomic region:
- the tmem238a gene encoding transmembrane protein 238a, protein MGLCDGLSHCKLALAFAVLMDLLGGAALLVGVFAPLEIKGQDFGDLLVYTGALFVVMSLAGWVLWYSGNIEGLTSRKELGHISSAVDRLARNLSRKIRTYRTNH, encoded by the exons ATGGGCCTGTGTGACGGCCTCTCCCACTGTAAACTGGCTCTGGCCTTCGCTGTGCTGATGGACTTACTGGGAGGAGCGGCTCTGCTGGTGGGAGTCTTCGCCCCGCTGGAGATCAAGGGACAGGACTTTGGAGACTTGCTGGTCTACACTG gagctCTGTTCGTGGTCATGTCTCTGGCCGGCTGGGTTCTGTGGTACAGCGGGAACATCGAGGGTCTGACGTCCCGGAAGGAGCTCGGACACATCAGCAGCGCCGTCGACCGGCTGGCCCGAAACCTGAGCCGCAAGATCCGCACGTACCGGACCAACCACTGA